A genomic segment from Chanos chanos chromosome 2, fChaCha1.1, whole genome shotgun sequence encodes:
- the paqr5a gene encoding membrane progestin receptor gamma-A: protein MLSLIKLPRVFTINQVPKVFHEDGIMSGYRHPCSSAKECVLSLFQLTNETLNIWTHFLPTWFFLWKLLTVIFVQDEWRDPYVWPLLMFLTSCCVYPLASSCAHTFSTMSVRARHICFFFDYGALSFYSLGTAITYSSYCFPEKWVNSMFHWYYIPAAVFNSIICTGLACYSRLGMPFLHYNCNTIRSSESFSPKLGKSLRIVAFAYPYLFDNIPLFYRIFVCTGDGCTNNEAIGLHYQHTSMAFLTGFLFATHLPERLAPGSFDYIGHSHQLFHVFAITGTYFQMKAIELDMTLRKQWLQMHTQPIPFVNPVGSALLSLALSLSIIYVFSLALFSTTDKQKRDKKK from the exons ATGCTGAGCCTCATCAAACTACCTCGAGTCTTTACCATCAATCAGGTTCCCAAA GTCTTCCATGAGGATGGGATTATGTCAGGGTACCGTCACCCCTGCAGCTCTGCCAAAGAGTGTGTCCTTAGTCTCTTCCAGCTTACAAATGAAACCCTCAACATTTGGACCCATTTTCTCCCTACCTG GTTCTTCCTTTGGAAACTGTTGACAGTCATATTTGTGCAGGATGAATGGCGTGACCCTTATGTGTGGCCCCTGTTGATGTTCCTGACCTCCTGCTGTGTGTATCCTCTGGCGTCTAGCTGTGCTCACACCTTCAGCACTATGTCAGTGCGCGCCAGACATATCTGCTTCTTCTTCGACTACGGGGCCCTCAGCTTCTACAGTCTTG GGACTGCCATTACTTATTCATCATATTGTTTCCCTGAGAAATGGGTGAACAGTATGTTCCATTGGTACTACATACCAGCTGCTGTTTTCAACTCCATCATATGCACTGGCCTGGCCTGCTACTCAAG ACTTGGCATGCCATTTCTTCACTACAACTGCAACACTATTAG GTCCTCTGAAAGCTTCAGTCCAAAGTTGGGCAAAAGCCTGCGCATAGTGGCTTTTGCATATCCTTATTTGTTTGACAACATTCCTCTGTTTTACAGG atatttgtcTGCACTGGTGATGGCTGCACTAATAATGAGGCCATTGGTCTTCATTACCAGCACACATCAATGGCCTTCCtcactggttttctttttgctaCGCATTTGCCAGAACGACTGGCTCCAGGCAGTTTTGACTACATAG gacaCAGCCATCAACTGTTTCATGTATTTGCAATCACTGGTACATATTTCCAAATGAAAGCCATTGAACTTGATATGACCTTGCGGAAGCAGTGGCTTCAGATGCATACCCAGCCCATCCCCTTTGTTAACCCTGTGGGCTCAGCAttgctctctctggctcttaGTCTCAGCATTATCTATGTCTTTAGTTTAGCATTGTTCTCTACCACTGACAAGcagaagagagacaaaaagaaataa